A region from the Oncorhynchus clarkii lewisi isolate Uvic-CL-2024 chromosome 8, UVic_Ocla_1.0, whole genome shotgun sequence genome encodes:
- the LOC139415312 gene encoding glutaredoxin-related protein 5, mitochondrial-like encodes MNNLIRSTVRCFRLSSSVYLPRQVDGQNVSLPTLKSSARLMCSAPLQKDLGDMVKKDKVVVFMKGTPAQPMCGFSNAVVQILRMHGVNEYAAYNVLDDQDLRQGVKDFSNWPTIPQIFLNGEFVGGCDIFLQMHQNGDLVEELQKLGIRSALVDAEKESK; translated from the exons ATGAACAACCTAATTCGGTCAACTGTTCGCTGTTTTCGGCTGAGTTCGTCGGTTTATCTACCGAGGCAAGTTGATGGACAAAATGTGTCATTGCCAACATTGAAGTCTTCGGCCCGGCTCATGTGTTCGGCGCCCTTACAGAAAGATCTTGGCGATATGGTGAAAAAAGACAAGGTGGTGGTGTTTATGAAAGGGACGCCTGCCCAGCCGATGTGTGGCTTCAGTAATGCCGTGGTTCAGATCTTGAGGATGCATGGTGTGAATGAATATGCTGCATATAACGTGTTGGATGACCAGGATCTCAGACAAG GAGTGAAGGACTTCTCCAACTGGCCCACAATCCCACAAATCTTCTTAAATGGCGAGTTTGTGGGCGGCTGTGACATCTTCCTACAGATGCACCAGAACGGAGACCTGGTAGAGGAGCTCCAGAAACTGGGGATCCGCTCTGCACTGGTGGACGCCGAAAAGGAATCCAAGTAG